CCAGAACGGGTCGGTGTCAGATAGCTCGCCGAGGAGCGCCAGGGAGGCGAAGTCGGCTAACGGGTCGCCCCAAAGCATGCGCTCACCGTCGATGAGGCCGGTGATCCGACGGCTGCCGGGTCTGCCAGCGATTATGACGTTCCCTTTACGAAGGTCCATGTGTACGAGCCGCGGCATTTCGACATGGTCAAGTGCCGGTGCAGCCGCGTTAAGGAGGCGCCGTAGTCTGCCGATTGGAACAGGCCCTGTAGCGGCGTGTTGTTCGGCAAGTGCGAGGGTTTCCTGCAGAACACGGCCGTAGCTGTGTCGCCAGCCTCCCCTGGACGGGAGCATTGCCTCAGCAGGGTGACCGAATCCCGGTCCGGTGACGCTGTGGAGGTAGGCCGTCAGCTGTCCGAGGTCTCTGCGCAGACGTTCCTCCTCTGTGGGGGAGACGGTATCCGTGTTTTGGTCCCAACTTGAGCCCGGGCAGGCGGTCGTGATCAGGAACGGTCCATCGCGTCGGCCTGCGGGGGCGAAGTGCACGAGGCGCGCGGTCGGCACCACCCCCGCCGCAGACTTGTAGAAAGCCGCCTCGGCTGCCAGGG
The nucleotide sequence above comes from Streptomyces sp. NBC_01116. Encoded proteins:
- a CDS encoding phosphotransferase family protein — translated: MVSTQSEAVLRRLEAAGFQPGHIIGWHRLSGGTSNIVLRVTLTNRDAFILKFPREPADAHVLDPLRCSLAAEAAFYKSAAGVVPTARLVHFAPAGRRDGPFLITTACPGSSWDQNTDTVSPTEEERLRRDLGQLTAYLHSVTGPGFGHPAEAMLPSRGGWRHSYGRVLQETLALAEQHAATGPVPIGRLRRLLNAAAPALDHVEMPRLVHMDLRKGNVIIAGRPGSRRITGLIDGERMLWGDPLADFASLALLGELSDTDPFWVGYQAENGSRNFDLFGRTRYAVYQCQLSLVLLIEASHPEATPQERRGLRTLAEPALAASLKVLAEFESGSIQGE